In Shewanella sp. MR-4, the genomic stretch TCACACTAAGTTTTTAGTCTGTGATGGCCAATTGGATATGGTCAAAGGTTTTGTAGATGCGAAGGAGCTGCTGATCCGTGTGATTAACGGCGAGAACATCACCTTAAAGGACAACAGTCTTGTGCATACCTCTTTGATTATTCCCGATACCTTAAGCCTGTCCGAGGCGATGGAATACTTCAAAAATAGCCGCGCCGATTTCGCCGTGGTGATGAATGAATACGCCCTAGTTGTGGGGATTGTCACCACCAACGATCTGCAACGGGCAGTGATGGGGGCTTGGTCGCTACACGAGAGCGAAGAGCAGATTATCGCCCGTGATGGTAATTCTTGGTTAGTCGATGGGGTCACGCCCATTACCGATGTGATGCGCGCCTTCGATATTGAAGAGTTCCCCCACAGTCAAAATTATGAAACCATCGCCGGCTTTATGATGTACATGCTGCGTAAGATCCCCAAGCGCACCGACTTTGTTAACTATGCCGGTTACAAGTTTGAAGTGGTGGATATCGACGCCTACAAGGTCGACCAATTGCTGGTAACTCGTATCGATGGCAACGATAAGTTGATGTCTCCAGATACCTAATCTTATCAACATCATAAAAAACGGGACTCAGTCCCGTTTTTTATATCGCTACTAAAATTTAGATCGCTTCTAAAAACGCATTCACTATCGGATCGTCCAAGCGTTTGACCTTGCAACAACAACCCAGCTCAAAGGGGGCAATGCCCACGGGGGAGGCTAATAGCTGGATCCTATCCCGTACCGGACTGTTATTGATCACTACCTCAGGGGTGATACTCACGCCACATCCGAGCGCCACCATGGACGCAATCGCTTCTTGTCCCGACACCTGGGCATAAATATTGGGGCTTATTCCCATCTGTTTGAACCAATTATCGGCGCGGCGGCGCCCAGGGCCATGGTCGGGAATGATAAAGGGCACCCGCGACCAGTCGATGGGGGCTTGGCTTATCTGTTGCTGCACCGCGCAGCGCATGGTTGGCGCGATTAAGGACAAAGGCACATCGTCGATCTTGGCGAAATGCAAGGTGGCAGGAAAGGGATCCGGCAGCGCAGCAATGGCAATGTCGGCGCGATTTTGTTGCACTTCGGCCAATGCATTGGCGGCATCCCCTGTGGTCAGGGCAATTTCGACAAAGGGGTGTTCCTGACGAAAACGCTCCAATAATTGCGGTAAATGGCTGTAGGCGGCGGTCACGGAGCAATAGAGATTTAAGGTGCCGCGCAGTACATCCTGCTTGAGATCGATACTGTGCCGCAAGTTACTCCAATGGTGCAGGGTCTGCTCGGCGAACAATTTAAACTCGCGCCCCGCGTGGGTTAAGGTCACACTGCGATTATCCCGTTCGAATAACTTGGCGTTCACTTCTTCTTCGAGCCGTTGCAAGGCGCGACTTAAGGTCGAGGGACTGACGTGCATCTGCTCCGCCGTCTTGGCGAAGTGCAAACTGTCACATAAGTGTAGGTACAATTTGAGGGTGCGTATGTCCATAACCTCGTCCTATTGGCCGCTTATCAAGGCTGTTGTAACCGAAAATGACATTGCATAAAACGCAATGTGAGGTTTCGAATATATCATTTTAAGCAACGATAGCCATAGGTTATAGTGATTTCAATCACAACCAATCATTAACAATAGGTTGATATTGGTTGAGTCCCAAATTCCCGACTTAAAGGTGGTATCTCAGATGGCTAACTATTTTAACTCTCTGAATTTACGTCAACAATTAGAACAGCTTGGCCAATGCCGTTTTATGGATCGCTCCGAGTTTAGCGATGGCTGCAATTACATCAAAGATTGGAATATTGTTATTTTAGGTTGTGGTGCTCAGGGTCTTAACCAAGGTCTGAACATGCGTGACTCTGGGCTGAATATTGCCTACGCCCTGCGCCCAGAAGCCATTGCCCAGAAACGTGCCTCATGGCAAAAAGCCACGGACAACGGCTTTAAAGTGGGCACCTTTGAAGAGCTGATCCCAACGGCGGATTTGGTACTGAACTTAACGCCCGATAAGCAGCACTCCAATGTGGTTAGCGCTGTGATGCCACTGATGAAACAAGGCGCAACGCTGTCTTATTCCCACGGTTTTAACATCGTTGAAGAAGGCATGCAGATCCGCCCCGATATTACAGTTGTGATGGTAGCGCCTAAGTGCCCAGGTACTGAAGTGCGTGAAGAATACAAGCGTGGTTTTGGTGTACCGACACTGATTGCAGTGCACCCAGAAAACGACCCTAATGGCGATGGTTTAGAGATTGCCAAAGCCTATGCGAGTGCCACAGGCGGTGACCGCGCTGGCGTGTTGCAATCTTCCTTTATTGCCGAAGTAAAATCGGATCTGATGGGCGAACAAACCATTCTGTGCGGTATGTTGCAGACGGGCGCTATCCTAGGTTACGACAAGATGGTGGCCGATGGTGTTGAACCTGGCTATGCCGCTAAGTTAATCCAACAAGGTTGGGAAACCGTGACCGAGGCGCTTAAGCACGGCGGTATCACCAACATGATGGACAGACTGTCTAATCCTGCCAAGATTAAAGCGTTTGAAATTGCAGAAGATTTAAAAGAAATTCTGCAACCCTTATTCGAAAAACATATGGATGACATCATCAGCGGCGAGTTCTCACGCACTATGATGCAAGACTGGGCGAATGACGACGCTAACCTGCTGCGTTGGCGCGCCGAAACCGCCGAAACGGGCTTCGAAAATGCCCCTGTTTCGAGCGAGCATATCGACGAGCAAACCTATTTCGACAAGGGGATTTTCCTAGTTGCGATGATCAAAGCCGGTGTCGAATTAGCCTTCGATACTATGGTGTCGGCGGGTATTGTTGAAGAGTCAGCCTATTACGAATCACTGCATGAAACGCCGCTGATCGCTAACACCATCGCCCGTAAACGTCTTTACGAGATGAACGTGGTGATCTCGGATACCGCAGAATACGGTTGTTATCTGTTCAACCATGCTGCAGTACCTATGCTGCGTGACTATGTAAATGCCATGTCGCCAGAGTATTTAGGTGCGGGTCTGAAGGACAGTTCTAACAACGTCGATAACCTGCAGTTAATCGCCATCAATGATGCGATTCGCCACACTTCAGTTGAGTATATCGGTGCGGAACTTCGTGGTTATATGACTGATATGAAAAGTATTGTTGGAGCTTAATTGATAGAGGCCGAGCCCCTAAGGATGTGGGGCTCGGCGTGACAAATTTATTCCTGCTTCGTAGGTTGTCGAGCGGGCAAAACCGACATGGGTTAGTTGGCTATAAGGTTCACTAACGCGCGTTTGTTAACGTTTCACTTTGTTGTTTTGCATTGTCTCGGCAGGGAAGCTGAATTTTTTTGACATTAGATATTTTTTTATTGTGTTTGGCTGTCGCTTTATGGTAAAGCTAATAACTCGCGGCGGGACAAGGTTCCCAAAGCAAGCATCGCTCAGGTTTAAAAGTGAGTAGCGATAAGAATTTCAGCGATACACATACAGAACACCGATTAGGAACCCATATTGATGTTTAACCAAGCTGCCAAGCTCATTCTCGTGATTATTACCGTAGTGATTATTAAATCACAGCGGGGGCGGCGCATGGCAAACTGGTAGACCTAAAAGGTTAAAAGTT encodes the following:
- the ilvY gene encoding HTH-type transcriptional activator IlvY — encoded protein: MDIRTLKLYLHLCDSLHFAKTAEQMHVSPSTLSRALQRLEEEVNAKLFERDNRSVTLTHAGREFKLFAEQTLHHWSNLRHSIDLKQDVLRGTLNLYCSVTAAYSHLPQLLERFRQEHPFVEIALTTGDAANALAEVQQNRADIAIAALPDPFPATLHFAKIDDVPLSLIAPTMRCAVQQQISQAPIDWSRVPFIIPDHGPGRRRADNWFKQMGISPNIYAQVSGQEAIASMVALGCGVSITPEVVINNSPVRDRIQLLASPVGIAPFELGCCCKVKRLDDPIVNAFLEAI
- the ilvC gene encoding ketol-acid reductoisomerase, which gives rise to MANYFNSLNLRQQLEQLGQCRFMDRSEFSDGCNYIKDWNIVILGCGAQGLNQGLNMRDSGLNIAYALRPEAIAQKRASWQKATDNGFKVGTFEELIPTADLVLNLTPDKQHSNVVSAVMPLMKQGATLSYSHGFNIVEEGMQIRPDITVVMVAPKCPGTEVREEYKRGFGVPTLIAVHPENDPNGDGLEIAKAYASATGGDRAGVLQSSFIAEVKSDLMGEQTILCGMLQTGAILGYDKMVADGVEPGYAAKLIQQGWETVTEALKHGGITNMMDRLSNPAKIKAFEIAEDLKEILQPLFEKHMDDIISGEFSRTMMQDWANDDANLLRWRAETAETGFENAPVSSEHIDEQTYFDKGIFLVAMIKAGVELAFDTMVSAGIVEESAYYESLHETPLIANTIARKRLYEMNVVISDTAEYGCYLFNHAAVPMLRDYVNAMSPEYLGAGLKDSSNNVDNLQLIAINDAIRHTSVEYIGAELRGYMTDMKSIVGA